Proteins encoded together in one Candidatus Omnitrophota bacterium window:
- a CDS encoding phosphoribosylanthranilate isomerase has translation MGRVKICGITNKRDALCASSLDAWALGFIFYKKSSRYISPQDAQNIIEALPKNVLSVGVFVDAQKEEIDAVIKDCRLKVVQFHGNETPLFCSQFKAVKTIKAIRIKSKEDLVKALKYKTDYLLFDTFQKDAFGGTGKVFDWEILKSSKLKGRKIVLSGGLNPKNIAGAISSVKAYAFDASSGVERRPGKKCQRLLKKFFSEVNIKNKQ, from the coding sequence ATGGGTAGGGTCAAGATTTGCGGCATAACAAATAAAAGAGATGCGCTTTGTGCCAGTTCGTTGGACGCATGGGCATTAGGATTTATTTTTTATAAAAAAAGTTCACGTTATATCAGTCCTCAGGATGCTCAGAACATTATTGAGGCTTTGCCAAAGAATGTTCTGTCGGTTGGTGTCTTTGTTGATGCGCAAAAAGAAGAAATTGACGCTGTTATTAAAGATTGCAGGTTAAAAGTTGTCCAGTTTCATGGCAACGAAACACCTTTGTTTTGTTCTCAATTTAAAGCTGTTAAGACGATTAAGGCTATTCGCATTAAGAGCAAAGAGGATCTTGTAAAAGCTTTAAAATACAAAACAGATTATTTGCTTTTTGATACTTTTCAAAAAGATGCTTTTGGTGGCACAGGCAAAGTTTTTGACTGGGAGATTCTTAAGAGTTCAAAATTAAAGGGAAGAAAGATTGTTCTTTCTGGAGGCCTGAATCCAAAGAATATTGCTGGGGCAATTTCTTCGGTGAAAGCTTATGCGTTTGATGCTTCAAGCGGGGTGGAACGTAGGCCTGGCAAGAAGTGTCAGAGGTTGTTAAAGAAATTTTTTTCAGAAGTAAATATAAAAAATAAACAATAA
- a CDS encoding ribonuclease H-like domain-containing protein has protein sequence MSKIVFDIETFGQDFDSLDEKSQEYFLRFAKTDQEAEDAKNSLSFYPVTAQIITIGMLDVDTNKSFVFFQNDGKTQKIQEDNVVYISGSEKEILEHFWKLMDKANIFITFNGRTFDCPFVMIRSAINSVRATKDLMPYRYKQGPHVDLMDQLTFYDAMRRKFSLDMWCKAFGIQSPKEKGITGLEVKDFFKDGRYMDIARYCARDLLATKELYMYWDKYLKV, from the coding sequence ATGAGCAAGATCGTTTTTGATATTGAGACTTTTGGACAGGATTTTGATTCTTTAGATGAGAAATCGCAAGAATATTTCTTGAGGTTTGCAAAGACCGATCAAGAAGCTGAGGACGCAAAAAATAGCCTTTCGTTTTATCCTGTGACAGCTCAAATTATTACAATTGGCATGTTGGATGTGGATACCAATAAGAGCTTTGTTTTTTTTCAAAATGACGGAAAAACTCAGAAGATTCAAGAGGATAATGTTGTTTATATTTCGGGAAGCGAAAAAGAAATCTTAGAGCATTTTTGGAAGCTGATGGACAAGGCTAATATTTTTATTACGTTTAATGGGCGCACGTTTGATTGTCCGTTTGTCATGATTCGTTCGGCTATCAACTCTGTGCGGGCGACAAAGGATTTGATGCCGTATCGCTATAAGCAAGGACCGCATGTTGATCTGATGGATCAGCTTACTTTTTATGATGCAATGCGAAGAAAGTTTAGCCTTGATATGTGGTGCAAGGCTTTTGGTATTCAAAGCCCAAAAGAAAAGGGGATAACTGGTCTTGAAGTTAAAGATTTCTTTAAAGATGGCCGCTATATGGATATTGCGCGTTATTGCGCCAGAGATCTTTTGGCGACCAAAGAACTATATATGTATTGGGATAAATACTTAAAGGTATAG
- the murA gene encoding UDP-N-acetylglucosamine 1-carboxyvinyltransferase: LGKTVDARNNVIKISSNGPLKDKADYDLVSTMRGSFCVLGPFVSRLRRAKVSLPGGCVIGVRPVDLHLKGLKALNVKIKIENGYVFAKAKNLKGARIYLGGVFGSSVLATANIMMAAVMAEGKTIIESAACEPEIEDLADFLIKMGAKIKGQGTPRLMITGVKKLHGADHRIIPDRIEAGTFILLAVATRSDIVVRGACSNHLLALIDTLEEAGVQFSYTDDVIRVKAKCAITPVSVTTYPYPGFPTDLQAQFMALMTLTPGVSVITDKVYPDRFIHIAELNRMGANIRREGINGIVQGVKCIYGAPVMASDLRASAALVIAGLAAKGKTEIHRIYHLERGYEDLEKKLAQLGARISRQKE; this comes from the coding sequence TTTGGGCAAGACGGTCGACGCGCGAAACAATGTGATCAAGATTTCTTCGAATGGACCATTAAAAGATAAAGCAGATTATGATCTTGTTTCAACAATGAGAGGATCGTTTTGCGTTTTAGGTCCTTTCGTATCAAGGCTGAGACGAGCAAAAGTTTCTTTGCCGGGAGGCTGTGTCATTGGGGTCAGGCCTGTTGATTTGCATCTCAAGGGACTTAAAGCACTGAATGTTAAAATTAAAATTGAAAATGGTTATGTTTTTGCCAAAGCAAAGAATTTAAAAGGTGCGCGTATTTATTTGGGTGGGGTTTTTGGATCGTCGGTTTTAGCAACAGCAAACATTATGATGGCAGCGGTGATGGCTGAAGGAAAAACAATTATTGAGTCTGCTGCTTGTGAGCCAGAAATTGAAGACTTAGCAGATTTCTTGATTAAAATGGGCGCAAAAATAAAAGGACAGGGAACACCACGGCTTATGATCACTGGCGTTAAGAAGCTTCATGGGGCTGACCATCGCATCATTCCTGATCGCATCGAGGCAGGGACGTTTATTCTTTTGGCTGTCGCAACGAGAAGCGATATTGTTGTTCGGGGAGCTTGTTCAAATCATTTGTTAGCTTTGATTGATACTTTGGAAGAGGCGGGTGTTCAGTTTAGTTATACTGACGATGTGATTCGTGTTAAAGCAAAATGCGCCATAACGCCTGTGAGTGTTACAACGTATCCTTACCCTGGTTTTCCAACGGATTTGCAGGCGCAATTTATGGCGCTGATGACACTGACACCGGGTGTCAGTGTCATTACCGATAAAGTGTATCCTGATCGTTTTATCCATATTGCAGAGCTTAATCGCATGGGGGCAAACATTCGTCGAGAAGGCATTAACGGGATTGTCCAAGGGGTTAAGTGTATTTATGGAGCGCCAGTTATGGCCTCTGACTTAAGAGCATCAGCAGCGCTTGTCATTGCTGGATTAGCCGCTAAAGGAAAAACAGAAATTCATCGTATTTATCATCTTGAGAGAGGATATGAGGATTTGGAGAAGAAGCTAGCACAGCTCGGTGCAAGAATTTCACGACAAAAAGAGTAA
- a CDS encoding aminodeoxychorismate/anthranilate synthase component II — protein MILMIDNYDSFTYNLVQYFSELGADLKVFRNDKITLDQIKKMNPSRIVISPGPGRPEVAGISVDLIKEFSSQIPILGVCLGHQAIGFAFGGKIKHAKKLMHGKTSLVYHDEKEIFKGLTNPFEATRYHSLVIDSKTLPKCLEITAKTQDKEIMGIRHKKFPLWGVQFHPESILTKQGKALLNNFLTI, from the coding sequence ATGATTTTAATGATTGATAATTATGATTCCTTTACTTATAACTTAGTTCAGTATTTTTCAGAATTAGGAGCAGATCTAAAAGTTTTTCGAAACGATAAAATTACGCTTGATCAGATAAAGAAAATGAACCCAAGTCGAATTGTCATTTCTCCGGGGCCAGGCCGACCAGAAGTTGCAGGCATATCTGTTGATTTAATCAAAGAATTTTCATCCCAAATTCCTATTCTTGGTGTTTGCTTAGGTCATCAAGCGATTGGGTTTGCTTTTGGTGGTAAAATTAAGCATGCCAAAAAATTGATGCATGGTAAAACATCTCTTGTTTATCATGACGAAAAAGAAATTTTTAAAGGATTAACTAATCCTTTTGAGGCAACACGATATCATTCTTTGGTGATTGATTCTAAGACGCTTCCAAAGTGCTTAGAGATAACAGCTAAGACACAGGACAAGGAAATCATGGGCATACGGCATAAAAAGTTTCCTCTTTGGGGTGTTCAGTTTCATCCAGAATCAATTTTGACAAAACAAGGCAAGGCTTTGCTCAATAATTTTCTTACTATTTAA
- the trpC gene encoding indole-3-glycerol phosphate synthase TrpC, protein MNDFLSKILLHKKELILKKKDFFNALKNKLKDKEHSCYSLFEKAISSPGKISLIAEIKKASPSRGLICKEFSVSGLARKYVKSGAAAISVLTEEKFFLGKPSYVREVSDHFAIPVLAKDFFIDELQVYEAFAQGASAILLIVAILKDEEITHLMKIAHNLDMDSLVEVHDEEDLKRAVDLGAKIIGVNNRNLKTFEVDFKNCETLVPRIPKDRIIVAESGIKTHEEIEILKALRVDAVLIGETFLRSADVETKIKEIMNG, encoded by the coding sequence ATGAATGATTTTCTTAGTAAAATTTTATTGCATAAAAAAGAATTGATCTTAAAAAAGAAAGATTTCTTTAATGCTCTTAAAAATAAATTAAAAGATAAAGAGCATTCATGTTATTCTCTTTTTGAAAAAGCGATTTCTTCTCCTGGAAAAATTAGTCTGATCGCTGAAATAAAAAAAGCTTCGCCATCGAGAGGCCTGATTTGCAAAGAATTTAGTGTTTCTGGTCTTGCAAGAAAATATGTTAAAAGTGGCGCTGCGGCAATATCAGTTTTGACAGAAGAAAAATTCTTCTTAGGAAAACCGTCTTATGTTCGAGAGGTCTCTGATCATTTTGCCATTCCTGTTTTAGCCAAAGATTTCTTTATTGATGAATTGCAAGTTTATGAGGCGTTTGCTCAAGGGGCAAGCGCTATTCTTTTGATTGTAGCTATTCTAAAGGATGAAGAGATTACGCATTTGATGAAAATCGCTCACAATCTCGATATGGATTCTCTTGTTGAAGTTCATGATGAAGAGGATCTTAAGCGGGCAGTTGATTTAGGCGCTAAAATTATAGGCGTTAATAATCGCAATCTTAAAACGTTTGAGGTTGATTTTAAGAATTGTGAAACACTTGTTCCAAGAATTCCAAAAGACAGAATCATTGTTGCGGAAAGTGGCATTAAAACGCACGAGGAAATAGAAATATTAAAAGCCTTAAGGGTCGATGCCGTTTTGATTGGAGAAACATTTTTGCGATCGGCTGATGTTGAGACAAAAATTAAGGAGATTATGAATGGGTAG
- the trpD gene encoding anthranilate phosphoribosyltransferase → MYDYINKIQCKQDLTSEEMSGVMRRIMTGNVPREELLAFLFALREKGAGINEITGAARIMREFAISVDTDKDVVLDTCGTGGDRAGTFNISTVAAFVVAGTGCVVAKHGNRSVSSKCGSADVLEYLGVDINMRVDRLAECLQKVGIAFLFAQNLHPAMRYAAAVRKELGVETIFNVLGPLTNPSKTTHQMMGVYSKDLVEPMAYVLKNLGLKKALVVHGVDGLDEITTTAKTFASEFNGTEVVSYVISPEKYGIPYASLKDVLGGDLDVNAQILQDVLGGKNGFKRDIVVLNAAHALYVGEVADCVEQGIELAKHSIDSGKALEKLELLKQYTNQ, encoded by the coding sequence ATGTACGATTACATTAATAAAATTCAATGCAAGCAAGACTTAACGTCTGAAGAGATGTCCGGCGTGATGCGACGCATTATGACAGGAAATGTTCCCCGGGAAGAATTGTTGGCTTTCTTGTTTGCCTTACGCGAAAAAGGCGCAGGGATTAATGAAATCACAGGCGCGGCAAGGATCATGCGTGAGTTTGCTATTTCGGTTGATACGGACAAGGATGTCGTTTTAGATACCTGCGGAACCGGTGGCGATCGTGCGGGTACCTTTAATATTTCCACCGTCGCGGCGTTTGTGGTGGCAGGCACAGGGTGCGTTGTGGCCAAACATGGCAATCGATCGGTTTCAAGTAAATGCGGTAGCGCGGATGTTCTAGAATATCTTGGAGTCGATATTAATATGAGAGTGGATCGTTTGGCCGAATGTCTTCAAAAGGTGGGCATCGCTTTTTTATTCGCGCAAAATCTTCATCCAGCGATGCGTTATGCCGCTGCGGTGCGTAAGGAGCTCGGCGTTGAAACCATTTTTAATGTCTTGGGTCCATTAACCAATCCGTCAAAAACTACGCATCAAATGATGGGTGTTTATAGCAAAGATTTAGTGGAACCGATGGCATATGTCTTAAAAAATTTAGGACTTAAAAAAGCATTGGTTGTTCATGGAGTTGATGGTCTTGATGAAATTACTACAACTGCCAAAACTTTTGCTAGCGAATTTAATGGAACAGAAGTTGTCAGCTATGTCATTTCTCCGGAAAAATATGGCATTCCATATGCTTCTCTAAAAGATGTTCTCGGTGGCGATCTTGATGTTAACGCCCAAATTCTTCAAGATGTCTTAGGTGGAAAAAATGGTTTTAAACGAGATATTGTTGTCTTAAACGCAGCGCATGCGCTTTATGTTGGTGAAGTAGCTGATTGTGTGGAGCAAGGCATTGAACTTGCCAAGCATTCCATTGATTCAGGTAAAGCTTTAGAGAAGCTAGAGCTTTTAAAGCAGTACACTAATCAATAA